In the Solanum pennellii chromosome 5, SPENNV200 genome, one interval contains:
- the LOC107020858 gene encoding uncharacterized protein LOC107020858: MDSETLKDSYNEEMMGTLTGDFTEQLSMKEQIIEEDYEDDEEEEVEDEEEEFSFACGIDAPPIAADEVFYNGQIRPLFPLFNQSLLLSDEDLEALKEQLPIRPPVKKIFIQTEDNPIPACSNSLTESEEIVGPFCEWSKNKAIEATSDNPEVCKKSNSTGFSKLWRFKDFLHRSNSDGRDTFVFLNPTTPAPKVEEKIVRTDETTTSEKKKKEISGEVKVIGKVTKKMKKVVKKSEGVLAHEAYMKSKAKAEDRRRSYLPYRPELVGFFTNVNGGLTKNVHPF; the protein is encoded by the coding sequence ATGGATTCTGAAACGTTAAAAGATTCGTATAATGAAGAAATGATGGGAACATTGACCGGAGATTTTACAGAGCAGTTGAGTATGAAAGAACAGATAATCGAAGAAGATTATGAGGATGACGAGGAAGAGGAagttgaagatgaagaagaagagttcTCTTTCGCGTGTGGGATAGACGCGCCGCCGATAGCGGCGGATGAGGTGTTTTACAATGGTCAAATTCGACCTCTGTTTCCATTGTTTAATCAGAGTCTTCTTTTATCTGACGAAGATTTGGAAGCTTTGAAGGAACAATTACCGATCAGGCCACCGGTGAAGAAGATATTTATACAAACGGAAGACAACCCAATTCCGGCGTGTTCAAATTCGTTAACGGAGAGTGAAGAAATCGTCGGACCCTTTTGTGAATGGTCAAAAAATAAAGCAATTGAAGCAACATCGGACAATCCTGAGGTTTGTAAAAAGAGTAATTCAACCGGATTTTCAAAGTTATGGAGATTTAAAGACTTTCTTCACCGGAGTAACAGTGACGGAAGAGATACCTTTGTGTTCTTAAACCCAACAACTCCGGCGCCGAAAGTAGAGGAAAAAATTGTTCGGACAGATGAAACGACGACGtcggagaagaaaaagaaggagaTCTCCGGCGAGGTGAAGGTCATCGGAAAAGTAacgaagaagatgaagaaggtTGTGAAGAAGAGTGAAGGGGTTTTAGCTCATGAAGCTTATATGAAGAGTAAAGCTAAAGCTGAAGATCGCCGGCGATCGTATCTTCCTTATCGGCCGGAGCTCGTCGGATTTTTCACAAATGTGAACGGTGGATTAACGAAGAATGTGCACCCATtctaa